Proteins encoded in a region of the Populus nigra chromosome 3, ddPopNigr1.1, whole genome shotgun sequence genome:
- the LOC133689162 gene encoding uncharacterized protein LOC133689162: MDNNHSHSVGGGVQEKKAHRIAGTKKKPMKVVYISNPMKFKASASEFRALVQELTGQDSELPDPSKFVDSDGHDRDVGGNYQTVPNASKTVVVDGGHAQEVPIEDPSQVQPERQDAPFESFDDVFMPQMLEDISEKMPSKLWYEAYNSWMYS, encoded by the coding sequence ATGGATAACAATCATAGTCACTCGGTAGGTGGTGGtgtgcaagaaaaaaaagcacACAGAATTGCCGGAACCAAGAAAAAGCCTATGAAAGTAGTTTACATATCCAACCCCATGAAGTTCAAGGCTAGTGCATCTGAATTTAGGGCTCTGGTTCAAGAACTCACTGGTCAAGATTCTGAATTGCCAGACCCTAGTAAGTTCGTGGACAGTGATGGCCATGATCGTGATGTCGGTGGAAATTATCAAACGGTTCCGAATGCTTCTAAGACTGTTGTTGTTGACGGTGGTCATGCACAAGAAGTTCCCATAGAGGATCCTAGTCAAGTGCAGCCTGAAAGACAAGATGCCCCATTTGAGTCTTTTGATGATGTTTTCATGCCTCAGATGTTAGAGGATATTTCAGAGAAAATGCCATCAAAATTATGGTATGAAGCTTATAACTCATGGATGTACTCTTGA